Proteins encoded in a region of the Streptomyces sp. NBC_01298 genome:
- a CDS encoding ABC transporter ATP-binding protein, with protein MAENNQGHVPTVIADEVHIVYRVNTGSAGKGSATAALSKIVRRRGDAPGVRRVHAVRGVSFTAYRGEAIGVIGSNGSGKSTLLRAIAGLLPCESGKVYTDGQPSLLGVNAALMNDLTGERNVVLGGLAMGMTRAQIRERYQDIVDFSGINEKGDFISLPMRTYSSGMAARLRFSIAASKDHDVLMIDEALATGDRKFQVRSEERIRELRKTAGTVFLVSHNNKSIRDTCDRVLWLERGELLMDGPTEEVVAAYEKATS; from the coding sequence GTGGCTGAGAACAACCAGGGGCACGTCCCCACCGTCATCGCCGACGAGGTCCACATCGTCTACCGGGTCAACACCGGCAGCGCCGGCAAGGGCAGCGCCACGGCGGCGCTCAGCAAGATAGTCCGCCGGCGCGGCGACGCACCGGGTGTCCGCCGGGTCCACGCCGTGCGCGGGGTCTCCTTCACGGCGTACCGCGGCGAGGCCATCGGTGTCATCGGCTCCAACGGCTCGGGCAAGTCCACCCTGCTCCGGGCCATCGCGGGTCTGCTGCCCTGCGAGTCGGGCAAGGTCTACACCGACGGCCAGCCCTCGCTGCTGGGTGTCAACGCGGCGCTGATGAACGACCTCACCGGTGAGCGCAACGTGGTCCTCGGCGGTCTCGCGATGGGGATGACCCGCGCGCAGATCCGGGAGCGCTACCAGGACATCGTCGACTTCTCGGGCATCAACGAAAAGGGGGACTTCATCTCCCTGCCGATGCGGACCTACTCCTCCGGCATGGCCGCCCGCCTGCGTTTCTCCATCGCCGCGTCCAAGGACCACGACGTGCTGATGATCGACGAGGCGCTGGCCACCGGTGACCGGAAGTTCCAGGTGCGTTCCGAGGAGCGCATCCGGGAACTGCGCAAGACCGCCGGAACCGTTTTCCTCGTGAGTCACAACAACAAGTCCATCCGCGACACCTGCGACCGGGTGCTGTGGCTGGAGCGGGGCGAACTCCTGATGGACGGTCCCACCGAGGAAGTCGTCGCGGCCTACGAGAAGGCGACCAGCTGA
- a CDS encoding iron-containing alcohol dehydrogenase family protein, with translation MPVLTRLIPSPLVVDISRGAMDDLAGLLADQRISSSGKLAIAISGGSGAVLRAKLEPVLPHADWYPVIDGTIDSAVKLADDIKGNRYDAVVGLGGGKILDVAKYAAARVGLPMVAVATNLAHDGICSPVATLDNDNGRGSYGVPTPIAMVIDLDVIREAPVRFVRSGIGDCLSNISAIADWELSHKITGEPVDGLAAAMARTAGESVLRHPGGCGDDEFLTVLSEALVLTGIAMSISGDTRPASGACHEISHAFDLLYPGRSALHGEQVGIGAAFAMHLRGATEQSVLFAQVLRGHGLPVLPEEIGFSVDEFVAAVEYAPQTRPGRFTILEHLNLSAAEIRDAYADYAKTIRS, from the coding sequence ATGCCAGTACTGACGAGGCTCATCCCCTCGCCCCTCGTCGTCGACATCAGCCGCGGCGCGATGGACGACCTGGCCGGCCTCCTGGCCGACCAGCGGATCTCGTCGTCCGGCAAGCTCGCGATCGCCATCAGCGGCGGCTCCGGCGCGGTGCTGCGCGCCAAGCTGGAGCCCGTGCTGCCGCACGCCGACTGGTACCCCGTCATCGACGGCACCATCGACTCCGCGGTCAAGCTCGCCGACGACATAAAGGGCAACCGCTACGACGCGGTCGTGGGCCTGGGCGGCGGCAAGATCCTCGACGTGGCGAAGTACGCCGCGGCGCGGGTCGGCCTGCCCATGGTGGCCGTCGCCACCAACCTGGCGCACGACGGCATCTGCTCGCCGGTCGCCACCCTGGACAACGACAACGGCCGGGGCTCCTACGGGGTCCCGACGCCGATCGCCATGGTGATCGACCTCGACGTGATCCGCGAGGCGCCGGTGCGGTTCGTCCGCTCAGGCATCGGCGACTGCCTCTCCAACATCTCGGCGATCGCCGACTGGGAGCTTTCGCACAAGATCACGGGCGAGCCGGTGGACGGCCTGGCCGCGGCCATGGCCCGTACCGCCGGAGAGTCCGTACTGCGCCACCCCGGCGGCTGCGGCGACGACGAGTTCCTCACGGTCCTCTCCGAGGCGCTGGTCCTCACCGGCATCGCCATGTCGATCAGCGGGGACACCCGCCCGGCGTCCGGCGCCTGCCACGAGATCAGCCACGCCTTCGACCTGCTCTACCCGGGACGCTCCGCGCTCCACGGCGAGCAGGTCGGCATCGGTGCCGCCTTCGCCATGCACCTGCGGGGGGCCACGGAGCAGTCCGTGCTCTTCGCCCAGGTGCTGCGCGGTCACGGCCTGCCCGTGCTGCCCGAGGAGATCGGGTTCAGCGTGGACGAGTTCGTCGCGGCAGTCGAGTACGCCCCGCAGACCCGCCCGGGACGGTTCACGATCCTGGAGCACCTCAACCTGTCCGCCGCCGAGATCAGGGACGCTTACGCCGACTATGCCAAGACCATCCGTAGCTGA
- a CDS encoding ABC transporter permease — translation MSDTTQDGTLATSRRPSEDAGLSSAELARKYGLSVSGRRPSLVEYVRQLWERRHFIIAFSRAKLLAQYSQAKLGQIWQVATPLLNALVYYLIFGLILNAGRGIDKHDYIPFLVIGVFVFTFTQTSLMAGVRAIPGNIGLVRALHFPRASLPISFSLQQLQQLLFSMVVVFVVTIGFGNYPSLSWLLVIPALILQFVFNTGLALVFARMGSKTPDLAQLMPFVTRTWMYASGVMFSIDTMLAGKPPWIADMLQWNPAAIYMDLIRFALIDGYGGSHLPPHVWAFAVGWALLLGVGGFVYFWKAEERYGRG, via the coding sequence GTGAGTGACACAACCCAGGACGGAACCCTTGCCACGAGCAGGCGGCCGTCCGAAGACGCCGGGCTGAGCTCCGCGGAGCTCGCCAGGAAGTACGGCCTGTCCGTCAGCGGACGCCGACCGAGCCTGGTCGAGTACGTGCGCCAGCTCTGGGAGCGCCGCCACTTCATCATCGCGTTCTCCCGCGCCAAGCTGCTGGCCCAGTACAGCCAGGCGAAGCTCGGCCAGATCTGGCAGGTGGCGACCCCCCTGCTGAACGCGCTGGTCTACTACCTGATCTTCGGGCTGATCCTGAACGCCGGGCGGGGCATCGACAAGCACGACTACATCCCCTTCCTGGTGATCGGCGTCTTCGTCTTCACCTTCACGCAGACCTCGCTGATGGCGGGTGTCAGGGCGATCCCGGGCAACATCGGGCTGGTCCGGGCCCTGCACTTCCCGCGCGCCTCGCTGCCGATCTCCTTCTCGCTGCAGCAGCTCCAGCAGCTCCTGTTCTCGATGGTCGTCGTGTTCGTGGTCACGATCGGATTCGGCAACTACCCGTCGCTGTCCTGGCTGCTCGTGATCCCGGCACTGATCCTCCAGTTCGTCTTCAACACCGGTCTCGCCCTGGTTTTCGCCCGGATGGGGTCCAAGACCCCCGACCTCGCGCAGCTCATGCCGTTCGTCACCCGCACGTGGATGTACGCCTCCGGCGTCATGTTCTCGATCGACACGATGCTCGCGGGCAAGCCCCCGTGGATCGCGGACATGCTGCAGTGGAACCCGGCCGCGATCTACATGGACCTGATCCGCTTCGCCCTCATCGACGGGTACGGCGGGAGCCACCTGCCGCCGCACGTCTGGGCCTTCGCGGTCGGCTGGGCCCTCCTGCTCGGCGTCGGCGGATTCGTGTACTTCTGGAAGGCTGAGGAGCGTTACGGCCGTGGCTGA
- the hpnD gene encoding presqualene diphosphate synthase HpnD, translated as MSSPIAAAYSYCEAVTGSQARNFAYGIRLLPADKRQAMSALYAFSRRVDDIGDGTLPHEVKLARLEETRTLLGRIRAEEVEEDDTDPVAVALAHASRRFPIPLEGLDELIDGVLMDVRGETYETWDDLKVYCRCVAGAIGRLSLGVFGTAPAGGHTGAAGHDAARAGEYANTLGLALQLTNILRDVREDAGTGRTYLPAEDLAKFGCSDGFNSARMPSGADFAGLVHHEVRRARALFVEGYRLLPLLDRRSGACVAAMAGIYRRLLDRIEREPEAVLRGRVSLPPHEKAYVAVRGLSGLDARTIARQSTRRRL; from the coding sequence ATGTCTTCACCGATCGCGGCTGCCTACAGCTACTGCGAGGCCGTGACCGGCTCGCAGGCGCGCAACTTCGCCTACGGCATCCGTCTGCTGCCCGCCGACAAGCGGCAGGCGATGTCCGCGCTGTACGCCTTCTCCCGGCGGGTCGACGACATCGGCGACGGCACGCTGCCGCACGAGGTCAAACTGGCCCGGCTGGAGGAGACCCGCACCCTGCTGGGCCGGATCCGCGCCGAGGAGGTCGAAGAGGACGACACCGACCCGGTCGCGGTCGCCCTCGCACACGCCTCGCGCCGTTTCCCGATCCCGCTCGAAGGGCTCGACGAACTCATCGACGGCGTCCTCATGGACGTCCGCGGGGAGACGTACGAGACCTGGGACGACCTCAAGGTCTACTGCCGCTGCGTGGCAGGAGCCATCGGCCGGCTCTCGCTCGGCGTGTTCGGCACCGCGCCCGCCGGCGGGCACACCGGTGCGGCCGGGCACGACGCCGCACGGGCCGGCGAATACGCCAACACACTCGGTCTCGCCCTGCAACTCACCAACATCCTCAGGGACGTTCGTGAGGACGCGGGCACCGGACGGACCTACCTGCCCGCCGAGGACCTCGCCAAGTTCGGCTGCTCCGACGGCTTCAACAGCGCGCGGATGCCCAGCGGAGCCGACTTCGCCGGGCTCGTCCACCACGAAGTACGGCGCGCCCGCGCCCTGTTCGTGGAGGGCTACCGGCTGCTGCCCCTGCTCGACCGGCGCAGCGGCGCCTGCGTCGCGGCCATGGCCGGCATCTACCGGCGCCTGCTCGACCGCATCGAGCGCGAGCCGGAGGCCGTGCTCCGCGGCCGGGTCTCGCTGCCGCCGCACGAGAAGGCGTACGTGGCGGTCCGCGGCCTCTCCGGCCTGGACGCGCGGACCATCGCGCGCCAGAGCACCAGGAGGCGGCTCTGA
- the hpnE gene encoding hydroxysqualene dehydroxylase HpnE, with the protein MSADRAVVVGGGLAGVTTALELADAGLRVTLLEGRPRLGGLAFSFKRGELTVDNGQHVYLRCCTAYRWFLDRVDGAALAPLQDRLDVPVLDVAHPGGPRLGRLRRSALPVPLHLAASLARYPHLSLAERASVGRAALALRRLDPADPALDGVDFATWLGRYGQSPRTIEALWDLVGIATLNATAGQSSLGLAAMVFKTGLLSENGAADIGWARVPLGDLHDTLARKALDAAGVRTELRTRVTDISRTPEGGWRVATEGDSFDAGTVVLAVPQREAHGLLPAGALADPDKLLDIGTAPILNVHVVYDRKVLKQPFFAALGSPVQWVFDRTDSSGLPDGGQYLALSQSVAHEDIDEPVSVLRAKYLPELERLLPAARGAKVRDFFVTRERTATFAPSPGVGRLRPGARTDTPGLFLAGAWTATGWPATMESAVRSGLSAAHAALVPLGRHREHPLQEAV; encoded by the coding sequence ATGAGCGCGGACCGGGCCGTGGTCGTCGGCGGGGGGCTCGCCGGTGTCACCACCGCGCTGGAACTCGCCGACGCCGGCCTGCGGGTGACCCTGCTGGAGGGCCGGCCCCGCCTCGGCGGCCTGGCGTTCTCCTTCAAGCGCGGGGAACTGACCGTCGACAACGGCCAGCACGTCTACCTGCGCTGCTGTACCGCCTACCGGTGGTTTCTCGACCGCGTCGACGGCGCCGCCCTGGCACCGCTGCAGGACCGGCTCGACGTACCCGTCCTCGACGTCGCCCACCCCGGCGGCCCCCGGCTCGGCCGGCTGCGCCGCAGCGCCCTGCCCGTGCCGCTGCACCTGGCGGCCTCGCTGGCCCGCTACCCGCACCTCTCGCTCGCCGAGCGGGCGTCCGTCGGGCGCGCCGCCCTCGCGCTGCGCCGCCTCGACCCCGCCGACCCGGCGCTCGACGGCGTGGACTTCGCGACCTGGCTCGGCCGGTACGGCCAGTCCCCGCGCACCATCGAGGCGCTGTGGGACCTCGTCGGCATCGCCACGCTCAACGCCACCGCCGGGCAGTCCTCGCTGGGGCTGGCCGCCATGGTGTTCAAGACCGGCCTGCTCTCCGAGAACGGCGCGGCCGACATCGGCTGGGCCCGGGTACCGCTCGGCGACCTGCACGACACCCTCGCCCGCAAGGCCCTGGACGCCGCCGGGGTGCGCACCGAACTGCGCACCCGGGTCACGGACATCTCCCGTACCCCGGAGGGTGGTTGGCGGGTGGCCACCGAGGGCGACTCGTTCGACGCCGGCACCGTCGTCCTCGCCGTCCCGCAGCGCGAGGCGCACGGGCTGCTGCCCGCCGGGGCGCTCGCCGACCCCGACAAGCTGCTCGACATCGGCACCGCGCCGATCCTCAACGTGCACGTCGTGTACGACCGCAAGGTTCTCAAGCAGCCCTTCTTCGCGGCCCTCGGCTCCCCGGTCCAGTGGGTCTTCGACCGAACCGACTCCTCGGGCCTCCCCGACGGCGGCCAGTACCTGGCGCTGTCCCAGTCGGTCGCGCACGAGGACATCGACGAGCCCGTCTCGGTCCTGCGCGCGAAGTACCTGCCCGAGCTGGAACGGCTGCTGCCCGCCGCGCGCGGAGCCAAGGTGCGCGACTTCTTCGTCACCCGGGAGCGCACCGCGACCTTCGCCCCCAGCCCCGGCGTCGGACGGCTCCGGCCCGGAGCCCGGACCGACACGCCGGGGCTCTTCCTCGCCG
- a CDS encoding CDP-alcohol phosphatidyltransferase family protein has translation MPRPSVAELRPVVHPAGVKDRVSGEHWGGRLYMREISLRITRLLVTTKVTPNQLTYVMTLAGVLAAPALLVPGVWGAVLGVVAVQMYLLLDCVDGEVARWKKQFSLSGVYLDRVGAYLCDAAVLVGFGLRASDLWGTGRIDWLWAFLGTLAALGAILIKAETDLVGVARHQAGKPVVQDAAATPRSSGMALARRAAAALKFHRLVLGIEASLLILVLAILDQVRGDLYFSRLGVAVLAGIALLQTVLHLVSVLASSRLK, from the coding sequence ATGCCAAGACCATCCGTAGCTGAACTCCGGCCCGTCGTTCACCCGGCGGGCGTCAAGGACCGGGTCAGCGGCGAGCACTGGGGCGGGCGCCTCTACATGCGCGAGATCTCCCTGCGCATCACCCGCCTCCTGGTCACCACCAAGGTCACGCCGAACCAGCTGACCTACGTGATGACCCTCGCCGGAGTCCTCGCCGCCCCGGCCCTGCTGGTGCCGGGCGTCTGGGGCGCCGTCCTCGGCGTGGTCGCGGTGCAGATGTACCTGCTGCTCGACTGTGTCGACGGCGAGGTCGCCCGCTGGAAGAAGCAGTTCTCGCTGTCCGGGGTCTACCTGGACCGGGTCGGCGCCTACCTGTGCGACGCGGCGGTGCTCGTCGGCTTCGGCCTGCGCGCCTCCGACCTGTGGGGCACCGGGCGCATCGACTGGCTGTGGGCCTTCCTGGGCACCCTCGCGGCGCTCGGCGCGATCCTCATCAAGGCCGAGACCGACCTGGTCGGCGTCGCCCGCCACCAGGCCGGCAAGCCCGTGGTCCAGGACGCGGCGGCCACGCCGCGCTCCTCCGGCATGGCGCTCGCCCGCCGGGCCGCCGCCGCGCTCAAGTTCCACCGCCTGGTCCTCGGCATCGAGGCCTCGCTGCTCATCCTGGTGCTGGCGATCCTGGACCAGGTCCGCGGCGACCTGTACTTCTCCCGCCTCGGCGTCGCGGTGCTCGCCGGCATCGCGCTGCTCCAGACGGTGCTGCACCTGGTGTCGGTCCTGGCCTCCAGCAGGCTCAAGTGA
- a CDS encoding glycosyltransferase family 2 protein — MSAPLRLGAVIITMGNRPDELKALLDSVARQDGAPVEVVVVGQGVRLPGLADPAAGVRTVELPENLGIPGGRNVGIEAFRGAGANGSDTFDVDVLLFLDDDGLLERTDTAELCRQAFTEDPELGIVSFRIADPQSGETQRRHVPRLRASDPMRSSRVTTFLGGANAVRTKVFEQVGDLPGQFFYAHEETDLAWRALDAGWLIDYRADMVLLHPATAPSRHAVYHRMVARNRVWLARRNLPAPLVPVYVGVWLLLTLLRKPSGPALKAWFGGFKEGWTTSCGPRRPMRWRTVWRLTRLGRPPVI; from the coding sequence GTGAGCGCGCCGCTGCGGCTGGGCGCCGTCATCATCACGATGGGCAACCGCCCGGACGAGCTCAAGGCGCTCCTCGACTCCGTGGCCCGGCAGGACGGGGCCCCGGTCGAGGTGGTCGTCGTGGGCCAGGGCGTACGGCTCCCCGGCCTGGCGGACCCGGCGGCCGGCGTGCGCACCGTCGAGCTGCCCGAGAACCTGGGCATCCCGGGCGGGCGCAACGTCGGCATCGAGGCCTTCCGCGGTGCGGGAGCCAACGGCTCGGACACCTTCGACGTGGACGTCCTGCTCTTCCTGGACGACGACGGACTGCTGGAGCGCACCGACACCGCCGAGCTGTGCCGCCAGGCCTTCACCGAGGACCCCGAGCTGGGCATCGTCAGCTTCCGGATCGCCGATCCGCAGAGCGGCGAGACGCAGCGGCGGCACGTCCCCCGGCTGCGGGCCTCCGACCCGATGCGCTCCTCGCGCGTCACCACCTTCCTGGGCGGCGCCAACGCCGTCCGCACGAAGGTGTTCGAACAGGTCGGAGACCTCCCCGGGCAGTTCTTCTACGCGCACGAGGAGACCGATCTGGCCTGGCGGGCGCTCGACGCCGGGTGGCTGATCGACTACCGCGCGGACATGGTGCTCCTGCACCCCGCCACGGCCCCGTCCCGGCACGCGGTCTACCACCGTATGGTGGCTCGCAACCGGGTGTGGCTCGCCCGCCGCAACCTGCCCGCCCCGCTGGTCCCGGTCTACGTGGGCGTCTGGCTCCTGCTGACGCTCCTGCGCAAGCCCTCGGGGCCCGCGCTCAAGGCCTGGTTCGGCGGCTTCAAGGAGGGCTGGACGACCTCCTGCGGTCCCCGGCGCCCCATGAGATGGCGTACGGTCTGGCGGCTGACCCGGCTGGGCCGACCGCCTGTCATCTGA
- a CDS encoding phosphocholine cytidylyltransferase family protein, protein MIGLVLAAGAGRRLRPYTDTLPKALVPVGPEGAEESITVLDLTLGNFAEVGLTEVAIVVGYRKEAVYERREALEAKYGVKITLIDNDKAEEWNNAYSLWCARDVLKQGVILANGDTVHPVSVEKTLLAARGRGQKIILALDTVKSLADEEMKVITDGEKGVQRITKLMDPATATGEYIGVTLIEPEAAEALAEALKTTFERDPDLYYEDGYQQLVNDGFTIDVAPIGDVKWVEIDNHDDLAKGRTIACQY, encoded by the coding sequence ATGATCGGCCTCGTCCTCGCTGCCGGAGCCGGACGCCGCCTGCGTCCCTACACCGACACCCTGCCCAAGGCCCTCGTGCCCGTCGGACCCGAAGGGGCCGAGGAGAGCATCACGGTCCTCGACCTGACGCTCGGCAACTTCGCCGAGGTCGGCCTGACCGAGGTCGCCATCGTCGTCGGCTACCGCAAGGAAGCCGTGTACGAGCGCCGCGAGGCGCTGGAGGCCAAGTACGGCGTCAAGATCACGCTGATCGACAACGACAAGGCCGAGGAGTGGAACAACGCCTACTCCCTGTGGTGCGCCCGTGACGTCCTGAAGCAGGGTGTGATCCTCGCCAACGGTGACACCGTCCACCCCGTCTCCGTCGAGAAGACCCTGCTCGCCGCCCGCGGCCGGGGCCAGAAGATCATCCTCGCCCTCGACACGGTCAAGAGCCTGGCCGACGAGGAGATGAAGGTCATCACCGACGGCGAGAAGGGCGTTCAGCGGATCACCAAGCTGATGGACCCGGCCACCGCGACCGGCGAGTACATCGGCGTCACCCTCATCGAGCCGGAGGCCGCCGAGGCGCTGGCCGAGGCGCTGAAGACCACCTTCGAGCGCGACCCCGACCTCTACTACGAGGACGGCTACCAGCAGCTCGTCAACGACGGTTTCACCATCGACGTGGCCCCCATCGGTGACGTCAAGTGGGTCGAGATCGACAACCACGACGACCTCGCCAAGGGCCGGACGATCGCATGCCAGTACTGA
- the hpnC gene encoding squalene synthase HpnC produces MSPGHGTSPRPHGPSDTSGSLPAHPGAATLGKARSENFPVAPAFLPRAWREGLMAVYGYARLVDDIGDGDLAPGGQDAVLLGLDPAATDDRLAMLDALEADLKRVFGGTDGPPRHPLVLALQPVVRAHGLTPESFLGLIEANRQDQRVARYATYDDLVGYCELSANPVGRLVLDLTGTSTPERIRRSDAVCTALQIAEHLQDVAEDLARDRIYLPGEDLRRFHVTETDLKAPSAGASVRALVAFETERARELLDEGTPLVGSVHGRLRLLLAGFVGGGRAALRAVTAAGFDVLPGPPKATKSVLLREVAAVLRTAPRKG; encoded by the coding sequence GTGAGCCCGGGGCACGGCACCAGCCCCCGGCCGCACGGGCCTTCCGACACCTCCGGCTCCCTCCCCGCGCACCCCGGCGCCGCCACCCTAGGCAAGGCGCGCTCCGAGAACTTCCCCGTCGCCCCCGCCTTCCTGCCCCGCGCCTGGCGCGAGGGCCTGATGGCGGTCTACGGGTACGCCCGCCTCGTCGACGACATCGGCGACGGCGACCTCGCCCCGGGTGGCCAGGACGCCGTGCTGCTCGGGCTCGACCCCGCCGCCACGGACGACCGGCTCGCCATGCTCGACGCCCTCGAAGCCGACCTGAAGCGCGTCTTCGGCGGCACCGACGGGCCCCCGCGCCACCCCCTCGTGCTGGCCCTGCAGCCCGTCGTGCGCGCCCACGGCCTCACTCCCGAATCGTTTCTGGGGCTCATCGAAGCCAACCGCCAGGACCAGCGGGTCGCGCGCTACGCCACGTACGACGACCTCGTCGGCTACTGCGAGCTCTCCGCCAACCCGGTGGGGCGGCTCGTGCTGGACCTCACCGGCACCAGCACCCCCGAGCGGATCCGCCGCTCCGACGCCGTCTGCACCGCCCTGCAGATCGCCGAACACCTCCAGGACGTCGCCGAGGACCTCGCCCGGGACCGGATCTACCTCCCGGGCGAGGACCTGCGCCGCTTCCACGTGACCGAGACCGACCTGAAGGCCCCGTCCGCGGGTGCGTCCGTACGCGCCCTCGTCGCCTTCGAAACCGAACGGGCGCGGGAGCTCCTCGACGAAGGCACGCCGCTCGTGGGCAGCGTCCACGGAAGGCTCCGGCTGCTGCTCGCGGGCTTCGTGGGAGGGGGACGCGCCGCCCTGCGAGCCGTCACCGCCGCCGGCTTCGACGTCCTCCCCGGCCCGCCCAAGGCCACCAAGAGCGTCCTGCTCCGCGAGGTGGCCGCCGTCCTGCGCACAGCGCCGAGAAAGGGGTGA